Part of the Bacillus cereus group sp. RP43 genome is shown below.
ACGTATAGTGATTATAAGGGAGGGCGTCAAAAGACTCCACCTGAGTTATCAGAGCAATTCCCGTTTATTCGTGAGATGCTTGATGCATTCAATGTACCGCGTTATGAGCTGGAAAATTATGAAGCGGATGACATTATGGGGACGTTAGCGAAAGAAGCGAGTGAGCAAGGGTTTCATGTGAAAGTTATTTCAGGAGATAAAGATTTACTGCAACTTGTTTCAGATAATACACTCGTTTGTATTCCTCGCAAAGGGATTACAGAAGTAGATGAATATACGAAAGAAGCTTTATTTGAGAAATATAGCTTATCACCAAAGCAAATTATCGACATGAAAGGTTTAATGGGGGATCAATCAGATAACATTCCAGGTGTACCAGGTGTTGGTGAAAAAACTGCGATTAAATTGTTAACACAATTTGAAACGGTAGAAGCGGTATATGAAAACTTAGATCAAGTAAGTGGCAAGAAATTAAAAGAAAAGTTAGAAGCAAATAAAGAACAAGCTCTTATGAGTAAAGAACTTGCGACTATTATTACAGACGCACCGATTACTGTGCATGTAGATGATATGGCATATAAAGGGTATGAACCAAGCGATTTAATTCCAATGTTCGAGAATTTAGGATTTACATCCCTTTTAAATAAATTAGGTGTTACACCGGAGGAAACGGCTCCAGCTGAATTAGATGATATTTCATTTGATATTGTAGAAGAAGTTACAGAAGAAATGCTTCAGCAAGATAGTGCGCTTATTGTTGAAGTACAAGAAGATAACTATCATAAAGCCGATATTCAAGGTTTTGGTATTCAAAATGAAAACGGTTGTTACTTCATTCCGGCCGATGTTGCTCTTAAATCAGATGCTTTTAAAGAGTGGCTTGCAAATGGGGAAATGAGAAAACATACATTTGATGCGAAGCGTGCTATCGTTGCCCTCAAATGGAATGGTGTAGATATTCAGGGAATTGATTTTGATTTATTAATTGCCGCTTATTTACTTGATCCAGCTGATACCGATAAAGATTTCCGTGCTGTTGCGAAAATGAAAGAAACACATGCGGTAAAATCTGACGAAGAAGTTTACGGGAAAGGTGCGAAGCGTGCTGTTCCGGAGCAAGAGGTAGTAGCTGAGCATGTAGCTCGTAAAGTGCATGTATTATATGATGTGAAGCAAACATTCGAGGAAGAATTAGAAAAGAATGAGCAATATGAACTATTTACAGAGTTAGAATTACCTCTTGCTCGTGTACTAGCTGACATGGAAGTGAAAGGTGTTACAGTTGATACGGAGCGCCTTCGTAATATGGGAGAAGAGCTTGCGGGTAGATTAAAGGAAATGGAACAAGAGATTTATGAGCTTGCAGGAACGGAATTTAATATTAATTCACCGAAGCAACTTGGGGTTATTCTGTTTGAAAACTTAAATTTACCTGTTATTAAAAAGACGAAAACAGGTTATTCTACGTCTGCTGATGTGCTAGACAAGCTTATGGATCATCATGCAATCATTCCGAAGATTTTACACTACCGTCAATTAGGAAAACTAAATTCTACATATATTGAAGGGTTATTAAAAGTTGTACATGACGATTCATCTAAAATTCACACTCGCTTTAACCAAGTGTTAACGCAAACGGGACGACTAAGTTCAACGGAACCAAACTTGCAAAATATCCCGATTCGATTAGAAGAGGGAAGGAAGATTCGTCAGGCGTTTATTCCTTCAGAAGAAGGATGGATTATGTACGCAGCTGATTATTCACAAATTGAACTTCGTGTGCTTGCTCACATTGCAAAAGATAAAGGTTTAGTTGAAGCATTCCAACATGACATGGATATTCATACGAAAACAGCTATGGATGTATTCGGTGTTGGAAAGGATGAAGTGACATCTAATATGAGACGACAGGCAAAAGCTGTAAACTTCGGCATTGTATACGGTATTAGTGATTACGGCCTTTCACAAAACTTAGGAATCACGAGAAAAGCGGCAGGGGAATTTATTGAAAGGTATTTAGAAAGCTTCCCTGGGGTACAAGAATATATGGCTGACATTGTAAAAGATGCGAAGCAAAAAGGATATGTTTCAACGTTATTAAATCGCCGTCGTTACATTCCAGAAATTACGAGTCGTAACTTTAATTTACGTAGCTTTGCAGAGCGGACAGCAATGAATACACCAATTCAAGGTAGTGCGGCTGATATTATTAAAAAGGCTATGATTATTATGGCGGATCGCTTAGAAGAAGAAGGCCTACAAGCTCGCTTACTTCTGCAAGTACACGATGAATTGATATTTGAAGCACCAAAAGAAGAATTAGAAAAATTAGAGAAGCTTGTACCTGAAGTAATGGAGCATGCAATTGAACTAGCGGTTCCGCTCAAAGTTGATTATTCTTACGGTCCAACTTGGTACGACGCGAAATAAGGAAGTGATGAAATGCCTGAATTACCAGAGGTTGAAAATGTTAGACGAACGCTTGAAAATCTTGTAACAGGAAAAACGATTGCAGATGTTATTGTAACTTATCCCAAAATAGTAAAACGACCGGATGATGCAGAAATCTTTAAAGACATGCTGAGAGGCGAGAAAATCGAGAATATAAAGCGAAGAGGTAAGTTTTTGCTTTTGTATGTAACGAACTATGTAATTGTTTCACATTTGCGTATGGAAGGTAAGTTTTTACTTCATCAAGAGGATGAGCCAATTGATAAACATACACACGTACGTTTCTTATTTACAGATGGAACTGAATTACATTATAAAGATGTGCGAAAGTTTGGTACGATGCATCTCTTTAATAAAGGTGAAGAGTTTGCTCAAATGCCTCTTGCTGATTTAGGACCAGAGCCATTTGATGCTGAATTGACACCGCAGTACTTACAAGAAAGATTACAAAAGACAAATCGCAAAATAAAAGTCGTATTATTAGATCAGCGTCTTTTAGTAGGGCTTGGAAATATATATGTAGATGAAGTATTATTCCGTTCGCAAATTCATCCAGAACGAGAAGCTGCATCTTTAACAGAAGAAGAAGTAGAAAGAATTTATGAGGCGACTGTTACAACGCTGGGCGAAGCGGTTAAGCGTGGCGGAAGTACAATTAGAACGTATATTAATTCGCAAGGACAAATTGGTTCGTTCCAGGAACTTCTAAATGTATATGGAAAAAAAGGAGAACCGTGTGTGACTTGCGGTACGATATTAGAAAAAACAGTTGTTGGCGGCAGGGGAACACATTACTGCCCAATTTGCCAACCTAGAATATAGAAAAGGGATAACATCGGATAGGCATTTGTCATATACATAGAGCAGAGCTATGTATAAGGGAGGAGCTTACCGATGTACCTTTATTTATCTCTTATTTTATTAGCTTTTACATTAAGCTTAGATAGCTGTAGTGTAGGGCTAACATATGGGTTAAGGAGCGTAAGAATTCCACTAAGATCAATTATGATTATCGGGATCTGTTCAGCAGCTGTCATGCTTGTTTCCATGGGAATTGGACATATGATCGCGAAAATATTTTCACCTGTTATCGCAACGCGTATCGGTGGGCTTGTTCTTATTGGAATAGGTATTTGGGTATTATATCAATTTTTTCGAAGTGATAAAAAAGAAGATTCGAAGCAAGAAGAGAAGGTTTGGAAACTAGAAATTGCTTCTCTAGGGTTAGTGATTCAAATTTTGCGGAAGCCGACTGTTGCGGATTTTGATAAATCAGGAACGATCTCTGCAGGAGAAGCACTACTTCTCGGCATTGCTCTTTCAGTAGATTCGTTTGGTGCTGGAATTGGTGCATCTTTATTAGGCTATACACCTGCGATGATGGCGATATTAGTCGCGGTTATGAGTTCTTTATTCTTATTTATTGGAATGAAGCTCGGTACGGTTTTATCGAATATGAAATGGTTACAAAAATTTACATTCCTGCCTGGGGTATTACTCATTATTATTGGAATTTGGAAAATGTAAGTATGGGCGTGGAACGTTAGTTTCGCGCCTTTTATTATGAGGAGGATTATTATGACAGTAGTAATTGGATTAACAGGAGGCATTGCAAGTGGAAAAAGTACGGTATCAGAAATGTTTCGTGAAATGAGTATACCGGTTATTGATGCAGATATTATTGCTCGAGAAGTTGTAGAACGAGGAAAACCAGCATATAACAAAATTGTAGAGGTTTTCGGAACGGAAGTGTTACAAAAAGATGGAGAACTGGATCGACCGAAGCTTGGAAGTGTCGTTTTCTATAATGAAGAAAAACGATTGCAGTTAAACGAAATTGTTCACCCTGCAGTGCGTGAAGAAATGAATGCACAAAAGGAGATGTACATAAAAGAAGGTATGCAAGCGGTTGTGTTAGATATCCCTCTTTTGTTTGAAAGTAAATTAACAAATCTTGTTGATCGTGTTTTAGTTGTAGCAGTTACGCCCAATACACAATTGGAACGTTTAATGAAACGAAATAACTTTTCAGAAGAAGAAGCAACGGCGCGTATTCAATCTCAAATGTCATTAGAAGAAAAAGTAAAGAAAGCAGATGAAGTAATTTATAATGATGGCACAATTGCTGAAACGAAAACACAATTAGCGGCTATTTTGAAAGAATGGAACATTATTGATTAAAAAATTGTGAAATTAATGAAAATGCTTAGTGACATATCTCCTTTTTGTGTTATACTATTATTGGGATTGGAGATAAATAGTATAACGCATTCAAGGGGGATAACATATTATGACTCGTGTGGCAATTAATGGATTTGGACGTATTGGGAGAATGGTGTTTCGTCAAGCAATAAAAGAAAGCGCATTCGAAATTGTAGCAATCAACGCAAGCTATCCGTCCGAAACGTTAGCACATTTAATTAAATATGATACAGTACATGGTAAGTTTGACGGAACAGTGGAAGCATTTGAAGATCATTTATTAGTAGATGGGAAAATGATTCGCCTTTTAAACAACCGCGATCCAAAGGAATTGCCTTGGAAAGAATTAGGTGTTGAAGTTGTAATTGAAGCAACTGGTAAATTTAACTCGAAAGAAAAAGCAATTCTTCATGTTGAAGCTGGAGCGAAAAAAGTTATTTTAACAGCACCTGGTAAAAATGAAGATGTAACAATCGTAGTTGGTGTGAACGAAGACCAATTAGATATTACAAAACATACCGTTATTTCAAATGCATCTTGTACAACAAACTGTTTAGCGCCGGTTGTAAAGGTGTTAGATGAGCAGTTCGGAATTGAAAACGGTTTAATGACAACTGTTCACGCTTATACAAATGACCAAAAAAATATTGATAACCCACATAAAGATTTAAGAAGAGCGCGTGCTTGCGGACAGTCTATCATTCCGACAACGACGGGTGCTGCGAAAGCGCTTGCAAAAGTTCTTCCGCACTTAAACGGAAAACTTCATGGTATGGCACTTCGTGTACCAACACCAAACGTGTCTCTTGTTGATTTAGTAGTAGACGTAAAACGTGATGTAACAGTTGAAGATATTAATGAAGCATTCAAAACTGTTGCAAACGGTGCGTTAAAAGGAATTGTAGAATTCAGCGAAGAGCCTTTAGTGTCTATCGACTTTAATACAAATACACACTCAGCTATTATTGATGGTTTATCTACAATGGTAATGGGTGAGCGTAAAGTGAAAGTACTTGCTTGGTATGATAACGAGTGGGGCTACTCTCGTCGTGTTGTAGATCTTGTAACGTTAGTTGTAGATGAATTAGCAAAACAAGAAAATGTACAACATATTTAAGTGAAATAGGGGGAGGGCAAGTGAATATTTGCCTTCTTTTTTTATTTTTTTCTGAAAAGAAAAAAATTATAGGAGTATATTTTCAAATAGTGGACAGACCAAAAAACGTTGTGATTACTGTATTTGTGAATCATTTATTTTTTTTGGGGAAAAGTAAAGAGGAAATTATGACAGAAAATCGAAAAAACTGTTGTTGCAAAATGAAAATAAACAAAGTATACTAACACTCGTAAACTTAAGAGCTGAGGTACGTAGTCACTACTTAAAGGGTTAGGACCTCTCTGGACTAACTTTCCCCCGTGGTAGTGGAGCAAGCCAAATTGCAAATTAGTTTTCAATTCGAACAGTTAGAATAAATTTACAAGGGGGAACTGTAGAATGGATACTATGGATACGATGGGTCGTCACGTGATCGCTGAACTTTGGGATTGCGATTTCGACAAGCTTAATGACATGCCGTATATTGAACAATTATTTGTGGATGCAGCACTGAGAGCTGGTGCTGAAGTGCGTGAGGTTGCTTTCCATAAATTTGCACCACAAGGTGTAAGTGGAGTAGTAATTATCTCGGAATCACATTTAACAATTCATAGCTTTCCGGAGCACGGTTACGCAAGTATTGATGTTTATACTTGTGGGGATCGTATTGATCCAAATGTTGCTGCAGAATATATTGCAGAAGGTTTAAACGCGAAAACGCGTGAGAGCATCGAGCTTCCTCGAGGCACTGGTAGCTTCGAAATTAAGCAGAGAGAAACAAAAGCTCTTTAAAAAAGAACATAATTGATTTAAAATGTAAAGAGGTGTATAATGCACCTCTTTTTTAGTTTATATAAAATAGGATCACGATATGTAATAACTTAGAGTGGTCATTGTAGAAGAATGAGTTATATAATATTGTATATATATTTTCACATGTAGGTGAGTAGCGAAGAATAAAGATTATATTGTAAAGGAGTGAATGAATTGCGTTGTCCATCCTGTTTTCATAATGGCACAAGAGTGTTAGATTCGCGTCCGGTAGACGAGGGGCGCTCTATTCGAAGAAGAAGAGAGTGTGAAAGTTGTTTAAGTCGCTTTACGACATTTGAAAGAGTAGAAGAATCACCTCTTATCGTTGTTAAAAAAGAAGGAACACGAGAAGAGTTTAATAAAGAGAAAATTTTACGCGGTTTAATTAAAGCGTGTGAAAAAAGACCTGTATCTTTAAGGCAGTTAGAGGAAGTAACACAAAGTGTGGAGCGTGAACTTCGTAACTTAGGTATATCAGAAGTGAAAAGTGATATGATTGGTGAAATTGTTATGGAAGAACTTCGTGATATTGATGATGTTGCTTACGTACGTTTTGCTTCTGTGTATCGTCAATTTAAAGATTTAAATGTATTTATTGAAGAATTAAAAGATATACTGCAAAAAGAGAGAGAGTAGAAAGAACCTCTTTATATACTGTAAGTAAACGAGATAAGAGAGCTAGAAGCGGAAGCTAATAGCTCTTTTTCGCTAATAAATTATATAATAAGGATAGAACGAGTGAAATATAGGTTAGATTGGATGAGAGAAAGGAAAAGCAAGAATGGAAAAACAGTCATGGATGGAGCTATTGCCGATTGATCGTTATAAAGTAAGTGCAAAAGGGTTGTTACATAATTACGACCGGAAAGTATTAACGATGTTGTATCAGCCGTTAATAGGTAGTAGAGCTTTTAGCTTATACATGACGCTATGGGGAGAGTTAGAGCAAGATCGTGTGTTTGGAAAAGAGAATACACATCACTCCCTTATGGTGACTATGCAAATGCAACTTCCTGAAATATATGGGGAACGAGTAAAGTTAGAAGCGATTGGTCTTTTAAATGTATATATTAAGAAAGAAAAAGATATTCGAATGTTTATATATGAATTGCAACCACCTTTATCTCCGAAGCAGTTTTTTGATGATATTGTTTTAAGTATCTTTTTATATAATCGCTTGAGTCGGACAAAATACAACCAAGTAAAGCAATATTTCTTAGAGGAAGAATTCGATTTTGCTTCTTATGAAAATGTTACGCGCTCCTTCAACGATGTATTTGATTCGTTTAACCCAGGTCAGTTTGAACATGCGCAAGAAGAACTGCGTATCCCGAAAACGACAACTATGCCAAATAACGAGAATGGGGATGCACCGAAAGTTTGGAATGATTTCTTTGATTTCTCTTTATTTGTAGACGGACTATCAGCGCTTGTTCCTAAAAAGGCGATTACAGATCAAGTGCGAGAATGTGTCATTACACTCGCTTATGTGTACGGTGTGGATGTGTTATCGATGCAAAATATCGTTCTTGGCGCAGTGACAGAGAGGCAAACTATTGATATCGAAAGGCTTCGGAAGGGAGCACGCGATTGGTATCAATTTGAAAATGGTCAAGCACTACCTGTATTAAGTGAAAGGGTGCAACCTCATGCTGCTCGTACAATGAAAGAGAAAGAGCCATCTACGCAAGAAGAGATGCTAATGAAGCAGTTAGAGGAAATCTCGCCAAAACAACTATTGAAAGAGATTTCAGGCGGTGCAGAGGCAACGAAAGCGGACTTGCAAATCGTTGAGGATGTAATGATAAATCAAAAATTAACGCCAGGGGTTGTGAATGTACTTATTTATTACGTTATGCTACGCTCAGATATGAAGCTTGCTAAAACGTATGTCGAGAAGATTGCTGGACATTGGGCACGAAAAAAGGTCGGTACAGTAGGCGAAGCAATGGCGCTAGCGAAAGAAGAGAATCGTCAATATCAAGAGTGGGCCGAGACGAAGAAGAAAGGCCGAACAGCTAAGAGAACGGTGCGTAAAGAAATGGTGCCTGATTGGCTTAAAGAAGAACCGAAAGAACAAGCGAAAGAAACTGTGGAAAATGACGTAAGTGTGGAAAAAAAGGCAAGTATGTTAGAAGATGAACGAAAACGATTAGAAGAAGTATTGAAAAAATATAAGCGTGATTAATAGAAGAGAATGAACGCTCTTTGAGGTGAGGAAATGGAGCATATTCAAAATTCGTTTGCGAAGTTAATGGAAAATAAAAACTTTAAAAATAGATATGAAGTGTTAAAAGCGGAAGTAATGGCGCACCCACGTGTGAAAGAATTTATAGACGAACATAAAGGTGAAGTAACGACTTCGATGATTGAACGAAGTCTTGTGAAGTTATATGAATACATTGGACAAAGTGTAGGGTGCGCTGATTGTCCAAATTTAGGGTCATGTAAAAATATGCTGCAAGGATATGAGCCGAAGCTTGTCATTCAAGGTAAGATGATTGATATTCAATACGATCGCTGCGTAAGAAAAGTAGCGTATGATGAGAGAAAGAAACATGAAAAACTCGTTCAAAGCGTGTATATGCCAAATGATATTTTACAGGCGTCTATGGAAAACTTAGACCCTTCAGGTTTAGATGCACGTATTGAGGCGATTGGTGCAGCGAATGAATTTTTACGTGCATATGAACCAGGGAAAAAAGTGCAGGGCTTATATCTTTACGGTAAATTTGGTGTAGGGAAAACATATCTTTTAGGGGCGATTGCAAATGAGCTTGCTCTAAAGAAAATAAGTTCGATGATTGTATACTTCCCGGAATTTTTACGTGAAATTAAAAGTTCGATTCAAGATAATACGATTGGGGAAAAGATTGATGCGGTAAAACGCGTACAAGTATTAATGTTAGATGATATCGGAGCGGAAGCAATGTCAAGTTTTGTACGTGACGATGTTCTCGGTGCGATCTTGCAATTCCGTATGTTAGAAAACTTACCGACGTTCTTTACGTCTAACTTTGATTTCAAACAGTTAGAACATCATTTAACGTATACACAGCGCGGTGAAGCAGAAGAGATGAAAGCGGCCCGTATTATGGAACGAATTCAATATTTAGCGAAGCCAATTTCTATTGGTGGAAAGAACCGTCGTCATAAGTAAAGAGTAAGCTGAGAAGCTTGCTCTTTTTTATCCCGCTATTGGCGGGCAGTAAGACTCCCACCTCAAAATTCGGCTGTAAAGCAAAGAAGTTAGGTGGAAGCCCTGCTGCCCGTAAAAGCCCGATTGGTGCGGGCTAATAATCAGTGGAGGATGGACAAAACCTCCACTGATTAAAGTTTCACTTTATTTTAATCATTTTTTCAGAGTAGCTTGTATCATTTTTTTCTCCCTCCCTTAATATATATAAAATTAGCAAGCCATATCGAGTGGATGTTCTAACGATGGGAGATAGGTTTCTACTAAGAGTGAACTTCCATAGATCGGACTCTTATAGGATTTGTAACGTATAGGTGCAATCCTTTAGAGCGGGGATAAAAGGGGGGACAAAAGTGATTGAAATTTGCTTCGAAGAAAAAAATGATGCTGTGCACGTATACAGACAACTAACGAAAAGAACGGAATCCTTATATAAGGAAACAAGTGTATATTTAAACGAACAAAAGGTTGTTATTCATATACCATTATGTGAATCGAATTATATTGAAAAGGTTTTATTGCCAGTATTACTATATTTCATTATGAATGTGAAACAAAATGAATGGATTCATACCATTTTAAAGGAAAAGTTTTTTTATGAAGAACAAGAAGAGTGTCATCAAATATTGCATATGGCACATGAGATTTTAAAGGAAAGAAGAAAAGGAGTAGTTCGTGATTTAACACGTCAAAAATTTGAATCTTATATTGCGTCGTCTTTGAATGATTGGCTTTGTGATCCGCTCTCATTCTCGTTTTCATCATACGTTCGTTTTCGTCTTCGTACATACAGGGAAATGGTAGCTAAGCTTGCTGAAGTTGCAATTGATGAGTATAAGATGGAGCAGGAATATCAAATGTTCATTGAGACACTTCGCCAACAAGTAAGTAGCCGGAAATCACGTTTGTCCTGTGTACATCTTATTTTTGATGAAAGTTTTATTTTCTATGATGATAAAGGTAGACGTTTAAAACAGGAGAAATTGGTTCAATATATAGATGAAGAATTATTAAAGAAACAGGATGTATATATCGATACGAAAGTAATTGCACCACTTCTTTCTATTTCGCCGAAAAAGATTTATTTATATACGAAAGAACAAGATCATAATATGATTATTACTTTGCGAAATGTATTTCAGGAACGAGTGCAACTACATGGATTACATGAATTTGAGCGCAACGTGAAAAATTTAAAAAATAAAGGTAACGCCCTTGATTTTCTAAGTTTTTGAGCATATAATTACCTACATAAATGAAATATATTGAAATGTCATGATGAGGACATGAGTAGTTTTCTACGATTTTCAGAGAGGGAAGCCTTAGGGTGTGAGCTTCCTAGTACGGGATAATTACTTACCACCTCTAAACATTAGCAGTGAACGATTTTTCTAGTAATTGCTAACGGACAACACCGTTATGTTGAACTTGAGCAATTAACAATCATGTTAATTGGAACAAGGGTGGAACCACGAATTCAACACTCGTCCCTTTTTACGGGATGAGTGTTTTTTATTTTGAGAAAAAGAGGAGTGACCAGTGATGGCAGATGTAGTTAAAATTACTTTCCCTGATGGAGCTGTGAAGGAGTTTCCAAAAGGCGTAACAACTGAAGAAATCGCAGCTTCTATTAGCCCAGGCTTAAAGAAAAAAGCTGTGGCTGGAAAATTAAACGATGAGATGATTGATCTTGTTACACCAATCGAAGAAGATGGTGCAGTTTCTATTATTACATTAGATTCTGAAGATGGCTTATACATTTTACGCCATTCAACTGCCCACCTTTTAGCACAAGCGTTAAAACGTTTATATAAAGATGTTAAGCTTGAGCTTGGCATTGGTCCAGTAATCGAAAATGGCTTCTACTACGATATTGATATGGAAGAAGCAATTACAGTTGAAGACTTCAAGAAAATCGAAAAAGAAATGCAAAAAATCGTAAACGAGAACTTAGAAATCGTTCGTCATGAAGTACCACGTGCAGAAGCACTTCGTCGCTTTGAAGAAATCGGCGATGAGTTAAAATTAGATTTAATTAACGATCTTCCAGAAGATGCAGTTATTTCAATCTATGAGCAAGGCGAATTCTTCGACCTTTGTCGTGGTGTTCACCTTCCATCTACAGGGAAAATTAAAGTGTTTAAATTATTAAGCGTAGCGGGTGCTTACTGGCGCGGCGATAGCAATAATAAAATGTTACAACGTATTTACGGTACTGCATTTGTTAAGAAAGCAGAATTAGATGAGCACTTACGTATGCTTGAAGAAGCAAAAGAGCGTGATCACCGTAAATTAGGTAAAGAATTAAAACTATTTACTAATAGCCAAAAAGTAGGACAAGGTTTACCACTTTGGTTACCAAAAGGTGCAACAATTCGCCGCATTATCGAGCGTTATATCGTTGATAAAGAAGCAAGCTTAGGTTATGATCACGTATACACTCCAGTATTAGGAAGCAGAGAGCTTTATGAAACTTCTGGTCACTGGAACCATTACCGTGATGGCATGTTCCCATCAATGGAAATGGATAATGAAGAATTAGTTCTTCGTCCAATGAACTGCCCTCACCATATGATGGTTTATAAAAATGATATTCACAGTTACCGTGAATTACCAATCCGTATTGCGGAACTTGGAACAATGCACCGCTATGAAATGTCTGGAGCATTATCTGGATTACAACGTGTACGCGGAATGACTTTAAACGATGCGCACATTTTCGTTCGTCCAGATCAAATTAAAGAAGAGTTAAAACGTGTTGTAAACTTAACTTTAGAAGTGTACAAAGATTTCGGTTTAGAAAACTATTCATTCCGTCTATCTTATCGTGACCCAGCAGATACTAAAAAGTATTATGCAGATGATGAGATGTGGGAAAAAGCACAAGGTATGTTAAAAGAAGCTATGGATGAAATGGGTCTTGATTACTATGAAGCTGAAGGTGAAGCGGCATTCTATGGTCCAAAACTTGACGTTCAAGTTCGTACTGCTCTTGGAAAAGACGAAACACTTTCAACTGTACAATTAGACTTCTTACTTCCAGAACGCTTTGAATTAGCTTACGTTGGTGAAGACGGTAAACAACATCGTCCAGTTGTAATTCACCGTGGCGTTGTATCAACTATGGAACGTTTCGTAGCCTTCTTAATTGAAGAATACAAAGGCGCATTCCCAACTTGGTTAGCTCCAGTTCAGGCGCAAGTAATTCCAGTTTCTCCGCAAGTACATTTAGACTATGCAAAGAAAGTACAAGATGAATTACGACGTGCTGGTATCCGTGTTGAATTAGATACTCGTGAAGAGAAAATTGGTTACAAAATCCGTGAAGCACAAATGCAAAAGATTCCGTACATGCTTGTAGTAGGTGACAATGAAGTTACTGAAAATGGCGTTAACGTACGTAAATATGGTGAACAAAAATCAGAAACAATCGCATTAGATGCGTTTGTTGACATGATTAAAGTAGAAGGAAAACGATAAGAAAAAGCCGCGGTATACCGCGGCTTTTTTATGTATTATGAAAAAGAAAATCTAGAAAAAATAACCAAACAATACTTATCATAAAAAAGTATTGCAAGTATGCTAGTTGTTTGTTACAATATTTCTTGTTGTTAGTAAAACACATCGCGTCTTCTTGACAGACGTCATGTCCTATGATAAACTCATCAAGGATAATAGAATATGGTTTTGACAAGTAGAAGCACCCGCTTCTCACCTGATGGACGCATTCGCAGTTAGCAGGTAAATGTATTTCTTACTAAAGATATTACAAGTGTGGGTGCCGTGTGCCCGCACTTTTTTTGTTCGGGTTCTACAATTGCAAAACGTATTCTAA
Proteins encoded:
- the coaE gene encoding dephospho-CoA kinase (Dephospho-CoA kinase (CoaE) performs the final step in coenzyme A biosynthesis.) encodes the protein MTVVIGLTGGIASGKSTVSEMFREMSIPVIDADIIAREVVERGKPAYNKIVEVFGTEVLQKDGELDRPKLGSVVFYNEEKRLQLNEIVHPAVREEMNAQKEMYIKEGMQAVVLDIPLLFESKLTNLVDRVLVVAVTPNTQLERLMKRNNFSEEEATARIQSQMSLEEKVKKADEVIYNDGTIAETKTQLAAILKEWNIID
- the ytaF gene encoding sporulation membrane protein YtaF, translating into MYLYLSLILLAFTLSLDSCSVGLTYGLRSVRIPLRSIMIIGICSAAVMLVSMGIGHMIAKIFSPVIATRIGGLVLIGIGIWVLYQFFRSDKKEDSKQEEKVWKLEIASLGLVIQILRKPTVADFDKSGTISAGEALLLGIALSVDSFGAGIGASLLGYTPAMMAILVAVMSSLFLFIGMKLGTVLSNMKWLQKFTFLPGVLLIIIGIWKM
- the mutM gene encoding DNA-formamidopyrimidine glycosylase, with the protein product MPELPEVENVRRTLENLVTGKTIADVIVTYPKIVKRPDDAEIFKDMLRGEKIENIKRRGKFLLLYVTNYVIVSHLRMEGKFLLHQEDEPIDKHTHVRFLFTDGTELHYKDVRKFGTMHLFNKGEEFAQMPLADLGPEPFDAELTPQYLQERLQKTNRKIKVVLLDQRLLVGLGNIYVDEVLFRSQIHPEREAASLTEEEVERIYEATVTTLGEAVKRGGSTIRTYINSQGQIGSFQELLNVYGKKGEPCVTCGTILEKTVVGGRGTHYCPICQPRI
- the speD gene encoding adenosylmethionine decarboxylase translates to MDTMGRHVIAELWDCDFDKLNDMPYIEQLFVDAALRAGAEVREVAFHKFAPQGVSGVVIISESHLTIHSFPEHGYASIDVYTCGDRIDPNVAAEYIAEGLNAKTRESIELPRGTGSFEIKQRETKAL
- a CDS encoding glyceraldehyde-3-phosphate dehydrogenase; the encoded protein is MTRVAINGFGRIGRMVFRQAIKESAFEIVAINASYPSETLAHLIKYDTVHGKFDGTVEAFEDHLLVDGKMIRLLNNRDPKELPWKELGVEVVIEATGKFNSKEKAILHVEAGAKKVILTAPGKNEDVTIVVGVNEDQLDITKHTVISNASCTTNCLAPVVKVLDEQFGIENGLMTTVHAYTNDQKNIDNPHKDLRRARACGQSIIPTTTGAAKALAKVLPHLNGKLHGMALRVPTPNVSLVDLVVDVKRDVTVEDINEAFKTVANGALKGIVEFSEEPLVSIDFNTNTHSAIIDGLSTMVMGERKVKVLAWYDNEWGYSRRVVDLVTLVVDELAKQENVQHI
- the polA gene encoding DNA polymerase I, whose translation is MEKKVVLVDGNNIAYRAFFALPLLNNDKGIHTNAIYGFTMMLMRILEEEKPTHMLVAFDAGKTTFRHKTYSDYKGGRQKTPPELSEQFPFIREMLDAFNVPRYELENYEADDIMGTLAKEASEQGFHVKVISGDKDLLQLVSDNTLVCIPRKGITEVDEYTKEALFEKYSLSPKQIIDMKGLMGDQSDNIPGVPGVGEKTAIKLLTQFETVEAVYENLDQVSGKKLKEKLEANKEQALMSKELATIITDAPITVHVDDMAYKGYEPSDLIPMFENLGFTSLLNKLGVTPEETAPAELDDISFDIVEEVTEEMLQQDSALIVEVQEDNYHKADIQGFGIQNENGCYFIPADVALKSDAFKEWLANGEMRKHTFDAKRAIVALKWNGVDIQGIDFDLLIAAYLLDPADTDKDFRAVAKMKETHAVKSDEEVYGKGAKRAVPEQEVVAEHVARKVHVLYDVKQTFEEELEKNEQYELFTELELPLARVLADMEVKGVTVDTERLRNMGEELAGRLKEMEQEIYELAGTEFNINSPKQLGVILFENLNLPVIKKTKTGYSTSADVLDKLMDHHAIIPKILHYRQLGKLNSTYIEGLLKVVHDDSSKIHTRFNQVLTQTGRLSSTEPNLQNIPIRLEEGRKIRQAFIPSEEGWIMYAADYSQIELRVLAHIAKDKGLVEAFQHDMDIHTKTAMDVFGVGKDEVTSNMRRQAKAVNFGIVYGISDYGLSQNLGITRKAAGEFIERYLESFPGVQEYMADIVKDAKQKGYVSTLLNRRRYIPEITSRNFNLRSFAERTAMNTPIQGSAADIIKKAMIIMADRLEEEGLQARLLLQVHDELIFEAPKEELEKLEKLVPEVMEHAIELAVPLKVDYSYGPTWYDAK